The Ornithorhynchus anatinus isolate Pmale09 chromosome 16, mOrnAna1.pri.v4, whole genome shotgun sequence genome contains the following window.
acaGATGCAGTAataggccagagaagttaagggacttgctcaaagtcccacagcaggcaagaggcagagctgagattagaatccttctgactcccaagcccactctctatccactagaccacactgcttccttcttgTATCCTGTCTGGTTTATTGTGTTTTCAGCCAGTAAACAGTTGAGTACACATCACCTCTCCCCTGGGAGTCCCATTCCCCTGGGATGCTCTGCATCCACCATATCACAGCTGTTCCTGGAGAAGAAAGCCACCGGCGTATGTACAGACTAGATTACTTGAAACAATTTCACCAAAAAGTGATGTTTTTTTCCATTCAAAAACATACAGCTGGTTCTGGAAAGGTTGGATCTATTTTGGTTTGGTTTGACCATATTATAACATGAGTTGTTATGTTTAAAGTTGCCGTAAATATCTAATGAGCTAGTCTTCCTCCTTAGAGCTTTGTCTGAAGGTTTTAGTTCTCATCGCTCCTAGCGAGACGGGCGGAAGATGGATGTTCCTTTGTGCGTTGAAGTTTCTTAATCTATCAACTGGGACTTGAAAATCAATTACTGGTGGGCAGTCTGCATTGCCTTGCAGAGCCTGTAGATGGCCTTGTATTCCACGGACTCTTCTTTCCAGCGCTTCACCACATCTAGGAGCAGAGTAGAGACGTATCCGAGGGTACATCCAGGTAATGCTCTTTGAAAATGGGGCGGATTCTTGGATGACTCTATCACTGGGTGTATTCTCCCATTTGACTTATATGTTGCAAGTGACGGTGCATTCCAGAACTAGTCCCAACATGACGGCCAGATGTTACAGGTAAGTAAAAATTTCACTCTAAAACCCTCCCCGCCTTTTACTGAAGTGgacgggggagatgcaagatgtgAAACTGGAGGATGCAGGGAGAATGACTGCTACTAAGGTTTAAATGAAACTCTGCAGTTGAACTGTAGGGTACAGAGGggctaagggagtgggtgaaggacAGGAAGCCTACTGGGAACCGAGAAGGATAGGGAGGGAATTTCCATACCTACACTTGATtttcagccccgtagcacttacacgctgccatttcccctttctgtaatttatttgaatgtctgcctccccctgtagaccgtaagttccttagggacagggatcgggaccaccaactcaactgtattatattttcccaagtgcttagtaccatgctctgcacacaataagtgatcagtaaataacattgattgcaGCAATTCAGTGAGTGTTCAGGTCAGatagaaaggggggggggaggggaggagttctTGTTTTTTTCCTAGGCAAGGAGTAAAAGGAGAGGACTACTCAGTGAGTCTTGACTGCTGGAAAAACCCCtcagaaaaactgaggcacagagaaccccaGTGACAAAGGTTATGAGTTTGAACTTGATggtagcaaaaaaaaaagtcctttcttACGTTGCCTAGAATGTCACTCTACCCCAGCTAGCATCAATTCTATCTTCTTCAGACCCAAGCAAGGCCAGTGTGCTCAGGAAAGGCTTTAGGGAGTTTTCAGTGTCCTTAAGCCCAACGTTCCTTCATTTGGGGAGCCCCTGAGTGGGTCCTAgaggaccccctccccatcccgaggCTCTCAACAAAGGAAATTTACTTTCCTCTTAGTTGAGATGCACTGAGCAAGGAGGCAAGAGGGACCTACAGGGAGTTAGAAATGTTCAGCCCTGATCTGCTGCCCACCATTTGAAAGGGCAAACTAGTAAAAGGTTGTGGGCCGGGCCACGGCAGTATATCACATTTTGGAGGCTTAATGCACTTGGTCGTGGTCAGCTGCCCCTGCTGTGACCCAGCTAACCAACCAGCGAGGACTTCGTTGGTAAACCCAGTGTCCCCGTCCGGAGCAAACCGATTGGACAGTAGGTCTTAATGGACACTTAGCCGCTGTTCCCTCACAAGTGAGTGACAAGAGCAGCCGCTAGATCGGATTTacattcttccccacccccataggTCCTCCAGAATAATCCATTTCCTGTTAACTGAGCCTATTATGAATCCACCACCTATTCATCCCCAGGCTTGGCCCAAAGTCAGCCCTGCGGAGTGAGGTCTAAGATCGACCTCAAAGTCCTGTGGGTCAGTAGCCCTCTGAAGGTTAGAAGGGCCGTGCACTTGGCTTTTGGAGAGTAGCTCCGGAGAGGGAGCAAAGGACGAAAGTGTGGCGAAACCGTGAACAGCCACTGGCTGTTAAAAATCAACCGCTGTGACTGAGCCAGCCCTTAGTCCTGCCCCTCAGTGTGTCAGCTAGGGTGTCAGCAAGTTTCCTTGTCCAGAGCCACCCGTTCCCTTGGCAACACCAATCCCGAGCCGACGGGAAGTGAGAGCATAGGCGCCCGACTCTAGCGGCTGAGGAATTTAAGAGTCAGGAAAGAGCCACGAGCATAGAGAGGAGGAGTCAGCGAACTCCTTGATGCTTTAATCCCATTTTCTGAATTTCCCTCGGCTGGCTAGGTATGGGGCtttgctcccccttccttctgtggTGCTACTGTCTCCTGCTGATGCTGCCTGAGACAACTGGGCACAACAGAAGAGAAAAGCAGTGGGACGGCGGGGAGCAGCAGAGTACGCAGTCTTTCTGGGCGGATTTCTCGGGCCTGAAGAAGCATCTGAAGATCATGACTGCCCTCTCAAGACGGTACTGGGCTTACCTCTCCTGCAGAGTGTGGCCCCAGGActgcaaggagagagagaagacgaCCTCCGAGGCACCGGGTAAGACACCGTTCTCACTTCCTCTTgcagcctcttcccttcccccactgagACACCAATCTCTTCTTTGGCAAAGTGGCCTGGCCCACTGCCTAGAAGCACTCTCTACCCGCTGTCGAAAGGCAACAGGAAGAATGGGTTTGTGTCCGAATGCCACCCTGGGCCTGAATTGAGAGGCAGGAATTGTTGAGCCCTGTTGGATTTTATGGCGGAGAGAATCTGCTTTCAGACCCAGTTCTCTGGGCAAAGCTAAGATGACCTCGGGCCAGCAGGCCTGGGGCCTCGGGGAGGTGCCtgcccggggggtgggaggggtaggggaaggggaacaCTCATGGACTGGTTGTAACTGTCTGGACCCGAGCTTGCTTTATAGCACCCCTGTTTCCACTCAAATGGAGTCTGGTTTCTTTTCCTAGGCACCATAGCCTCTCTGGCCTCTTCCAGGCCCAACATAAACCCCACGAGACCGAAAGACTAGATTGTTGTTATTTCCCAGCTGGGAGAAAGCCCCTCTGATTCCCCAGAAGGCCAGTTTGTGGGAGTTCTGCCCAGTTTGGGACAGAATCAGGGTGCATCAGATCTGGCAAATCCATCCCccccagggatgggggaaggggaacacCCCTCCTTTAACACAACCTTCTGTTCCGTCGCCAATCTGAAACCAACCACCCACCTCAGTAAGGCCGATCCCAGGGTTCATAGAGCCAACTTTTGGGCAGTTCTTTGAGCTCTGGCCTGGTGCCCCTTCTTTCATCAGTGAAACTGCGTGAAACACTCCCTCCTTTAGAGGATACTTTGGGTAGTAATCAGGCCAGCCAGTCCGTCTGGGCTAGCCCCTTCCTTGCCCAGAATAATGTGGTCGCCTAGGGCAGTAGTGGCCACAGAAAAAGCCATCTTCCCCATAGGGGTGGGTGGACCCCTTTGCTCTCCTTGCCTTCTGCTGCCTGGAATGTTTCTGTTCCTGAGGCAGTTTACAACGTCAAGAATGTAGGGAGGTTGTTTCCAGGGTGGTGGGGTGGTGGCTTCCATTTTAGTGTAAAGATCCTGCTTCTGGACCCTGCTGCCCAGCTGTGCTCTCATTCCTGGTGCCTGAGTGGCTGCCTGACCTACTTTACCCACTTGTGACCCACCATCCTCCCCCTCACCACTGCCCCTACCTAGTCCCATGTATTCTGATGACTGCAtagctcctccaggaaactttggGAGTCACTCCACCCCATCgcactgttgcttcccctacctaaaattttattttatcatctgtctaccccagtagactgtaaactcctcgaagtcAGGAACAATGTCTACATACAGCATTGTGTTCATTGTGTTGCGCTctctcatgctctgcacacagagcttcTGTGGTTAATGtgcaaaccctaaccctagctcagTTCAAcctgcacagtaagccctcgataaataccattgattgattcctttctcAAAGCTGCCTCTTTTTTAGGTTGGAAACTGCCCCTGTTAGGCCAGCAATACTTGGAGATCTTTTCCACCTGGTACTGCCGCTTTCAGGACTGTTGTGCAAGTGGAGACTGTAGAATcatcaacaatataacaggtaatGACACCAGCCACCCCCGCAGAGATACAGTGGCTTCTGGGCAGTGGGGCTGCCGTTAAACTGGTTTAGGCTGGTCTATCCCCCATATGGCACTGAGGAGTCTTATATctgcttgtttttttttcattcaaacttcctcctttgattcattcattcattcattcattcaataatatttattgagcgcttactatgtgcagagcactgtactaagtgcttggaatatacaatttccTATTAATGTTTTCCATGGAAGGAGATTATCTCACCTCCCTCTGTTTACTGCTCCAGTGCCTCACAGAAAGTTTTTCTTTGAGTCTAACCTGGATCCCTCCTGCTGCATATCACTTGTTCTGGTccaggagagatgaggaagagctgattcctacctctcctctctactcgctccttcccttctcacagttTCATACAGCAGAGTGTGTGGCTGGGCCTGTGGGTCTGACctattccctttccttctctaagGCTTGGAGTCAGACCTGAGCATCCGGCTGCACGGCCAACACCTGGCCCGGCATGTAGTCCTGAAAGCCGTGCGGGACTTCCTGGCCTTGCCCCATCCAGAGAAGGCCCTTGCCCTATCTTTCCACGGCTGGTCAGGCACAGGCAAGAACTTTGTGGCCAGAATGATGGCGGACAACCTGTATCGAGACGGGCTAGGCAGTGAGTGCGTCAAGGTGTTCATCTCTCTGTTCCACTTCCCGCATCCCAGATATGTGGATCTGTACCAggtgaggaggagctggggatcAGGACTTCCTGCTCCTGTCGGGTGGTGTGCATGGTCCAGGTGCCGAAGCGGGCCTGATGCCAAGTCCTTATATGCAGGAGGTGCTTGCAGACATGGTGCAGAGGCTCAGGAGGGTAGATTTGGGTCGTTCAGCAAGGGATGACCTTCCAAAGGGCAGTCAACGTGCTTACGCTCCCCCtttctgtgagccccctgtggattAGGAACTGTGTGACTTGATTATCTCCAGCGGGAGGTTGACTGATACTAAGTACCttgatagtaagtacttgaccataacaatggtggtatttgagaagcaacgtggctcagtggaaagagcatgggctttggagtcagggctcatgagttcgaatcccagctttgccacttgtcggttgtgtgactgtgggcaagtcactttacttctctgtgcctcagttccctcatctgtaaaatggggattaagactgtgagccccacttgggacaacctgattcccctatgtctaccccagcgcttagaacagtgctcggcacatagtaagcgcttaacaaataccaacattattattattattatttgttaagccattaccacctgccaaacactgaattaagcactgggttacgtTCAAAATAATCTggccaggcatagtccctgtcccacatgggtctcacagtctaactaggagggagaacaaatatttgatccccattttagaaatgaggaaactgagatgcagagaagttaagtgacttgcccaggtcccacGACAAGTGGTgaacccaggattagagcccaggtcctttgactcccaggtttgtgctctttccacggggccactgGTTCTACCAAAGCTACTATTGTTACTGTGGATGCTCAAGCCATGAGTAACAATTGCAATAGGCTCTCTGGGCAGGGCCCACACCAGGAGAACCAGATGGAGGGGACCAATCAAATCTGGCCCCAGCCAACGGGAGTCATCCTCATGGAGCACTTGCTTCCAgctgccccagcccccaaccctctccacaGTCCCCAGCAGAACTGGGGCAGTGACTGGATCGCTACCCTACCTGCCTTGTTTCCTGCCACATGACTGAGATGACCCCGGGTCTCATTTCTACCTCTCCACTGGTTGTAGGAGCAGCTGAAGCAACACATCGGGGAAACGGTGGGGCGATGCCGGCAAGCACTGTTTGTCTTCGATGAAGCCGAGAAGCTCCACCCGAGCCTTCTGGATACCCTCAAGCTCTACCTGCACCCCCACCACAGTACAAAGGAACAGGACTGCCGGAGagccatcttcctcttcctcaggtAAGACAAGACTCGTGCCGGTCTCGTCCGACCCGGCTCCGTGCCagctgagggagaagagggcaaggGTAGAGTGTTGCTGTCCGGATTGCCCGTGAGGAGGGCCAAACCCTTTCTAGCTGGtcgggtttacagcctaaaggacaGGCCTCATACTATTAAATGGAGGTTGTTGATTGGAGACCGATAGCTCTGCCCTGGTGGTCTGAGGGAGTTCAGGGCATGAAGGGACGCAGTGGGCGAGGACTAAAGGAGAAGTATTCCCCAAGGGAACTGATGCATCTCCGGGGGATTTTAGGACTGGGAAGACGACCAACAGTTTGGAATTGCTTGGCCACAGGAGAAGACACTAAGATGTCTTCTTAATGGCCATTCCCAGAATGCCACATTATCCACCCTCcctgaaggcaggcaggcaggctgggCAGGGTAGGCCTGGCCTCCACTTTTACAGGGTggggaaacagacccagagagggtGAGGGTAGGAATCCCCAAATAGAGCCCAGGTCAACCCAACTCCCACACCAGCCACCTGCCCTCCAAACCACAGTTTACGTCCCTATGGCTTGCCCATCTTCATGTCCAGATGGGTGGACGTGGATGATTGAAAGGCTTGATCAGTTAccagtagaatttattaagtgtttatcatttgcagaacactatagtaagcgcttgggagattaatacaatgagggaagaaaactgTCCAGTCCCAGGAAGATTTCCTGCCCCTTAACTCACCCCTCTGCTGTTAGAGACCGGGCAGGCTCAGAGCCATTTCACTTGAGAGCTGATTGGGCCAAGCCCAGGGCTCAACTCCTCCTGCCAGAGACCTGTGTGGGCCGGGTCTGACTCGtacccttcccatccctcctaaTCCCCATCCCGCCAATAACTGGCCACAGAAAATCCTCTCATGAACCTAAGCAGAGCTCTGGGGTATGCCGCTTGCACCACCCTTCCTCACGGCAGGAGAGTcgggccctggggtgggggatCTCAGACAGGCCCAGAGGTACCCTCTTCTCTTGTTCAATTGACCAGACAAACAGCCTGGACATTTGCCTACACTGTATTGACATTACCACTCTGGCCATCTGCTGGGAAACATCTTgcactccctcactcccctttgACTTGTTTGCCTTGCACAGTGACCCAGAAGTCACCCAGTCACTGTCCTAGGCAAATATTTGCTTGGAGAGTAGTTCTgtcaccctctcccctttcccctactttgTTGGATTGTCAAAGAAATGTGTTCTCTGGCTGGACGTTGACGTCAGAGACCAAATTCTCTGGTCAAGCTTGCCCATTTCCCAGTACCCCAGTTTTCAATAAAAACCCAGTGATGATGGTTGGGACAGAATCTCGGAGGAGCCACTGCTGGAGAGACTGGGTTTCTCCAAGGACTCAGCTGTACTTGCAAGGCCTGTTGGGCCCTCAGCAACTTTCACTGTAGACGTGGGGGTGGTGGGATCTTTTAGAAATATGAGGGTGAGTGgattagggggtggggggagcatgcTTATGGCCTTATGTCTTCTACTGTCCTGATGTGCCCAACTGAGCCGAGTAAATGAAGCAAGTCTTctagaaagcacttagtactcatCTCCTTTTGAGCTCTGCAGTTTAGCACGGGTCAAGTTCCAAGTTGATGGCAGACTGGGTTTCCTCCAGGTAGCCAGGACAGGAAACAGGATGCAATGTCAGCATGGCTGGGCGGGGATGGAGCCTCCATTGGTATCGTTAGCTGAATGTCATCTTGGGCAACCCATGGAGGAGGGGACTGTGGGATAGTTCCAGGGAGGGAATTAGGAGCATCAGAattagtcattttatttattgagtacctacttagtatggtgcactggactaagctcaggaaagaagttccctgcccataaggaacctaAACTCTAACAGGTGGGGGAGATATTCAACTGTAGAATGATCaatatgaataattgaatgtgccATTGACTAAAGTTATAAAAATGTGcatgtaaataagttcataagtgctaaagATGGCTTACGTGACTTCAGGGTGCTGGGACAGGGCATACTGAcgcaggaggactttgaatgtgTGGAGCACTTTGGTCTGTTTTGGGGCAGGGGAACAGCACAAGGGAAGGACAGAGTTGAGAACAAGGAACACGTcttcttgggaggaacaaagaaagaGTTGGGGAATATCaggtggagagaagaaaggtaagGTGTGGTAAGATGGCAGAGAGACTTTATTTAAGTgttagccactgtactaagctctggggtagatacaagataattgagttggacacagtccctatccctcataggggtcacagccttaatccccagatgaggtaatggaggctgagagaaatgaagtgtcttgcccaaggtcagacagttaagagttgaagctgggattagaacccaagtcctctgattcccaggtccatgctctttccactaggaaaccaAGTTTTGGTGTGATGTGGACAGTCACAAGAAACCAGCGAATGAACCAAGTGACATTTCAGGAGGAAGATTTGTGCAGCAGCACATTTTTAgggtagagaagggagaggctaaAGGCAGGGAGgacaaattgtaaactccttgtgggcaggaaacccatctaccaaatctgtgtttattttactgtccccaatgcttggtacagtgctctgcacacaaagtgctcaataaatatgattaaatcagaaaggaggttgatccAGTAGTCTAACTCTAAGAAGACACAGCTTATACCAAGGTGGTAGCTGTTACTATAGACAGATCCGGGAAGTGTTGTGTAGAAAAGACCGGCAGGAGCAGTTTATTGGTGGAGTGGAAAGAAGTGTGGCTGAGGACGAGAGTGAAGGGGAAAATGGCTAGGTAAGAGTAGAAAGGCTGGAGctggagaggtcagcaaggactaGATCCTGCCTTCCATTCTGGGAGTGCATGCACATGGACCAGATTCACGCTCTCTAGGTTATGCCATCCCAGGATATTCGCTTAGCTGGGGAGGCTGGGCTGACTTCCATCTGACGCAACCTCCCTCTCGCTGAACAAGCAGAGACTAGCTGCACTCTCCTCTTAGCATACAGAGGCCTGGCCCTGGGAACTGGCACAGATCTCCAGGCAAAGGAGAGAGAATttgcccctctccctcatggCCAAGGGGTTTGGGGTGGGTAGGGGAGAGGCTCTGTGGGGGAGCTGCCAGTGGAGCTTGGGATGAGTAAGTataattgttaataattatggtattaagagctactgtgtgccaagcactcttctaagcactgggattgatacaagttaaccgggttggtcacaatccttgtctcacatggggctcccactctttaatccccatgttaacgatgaggtgactgaggctccaagaagtgaagtggtt
Protein-coding sequences here:
- the TOR3A gene encoding torsin-3A; translated protein: MALYSTDSSFQRFTTSRSRVETYPRVHPGMGLCSPFLLWCYCLLLMLPETTGHNRREKQWDGGEQQSTQSFWADFSGLKKHLKIMTALSRRYWAYLSCRVWPQDCKEREKTTSEAPGWKLPLLGQQYLEIFSTWYCRFQDCCASGDCRIINNITGLESDLSIRLHGQHLARHVVLKAVRDFLALPHPEKALALSFHGWSGTGKNFVARMMADNLYRDGLGSECVKVFISLFHFPHPRYVDLYQEQLKQHIGETVGRCRQALFVFDEAEKLHPSLLDTLKLYLHPHHSTKEQDCRRAIFLFLSNLGGNTINELVLSFLQMGQPREEITLESLEQPLRAELLASTDSGFGHSSLVKENLIDFFVPFLPLEFRHVRLCARDAFEGRGLQYSEEALDEIAKMMVYVPKEQKLFSAQGCKSIAQRINYFLP